ACGTTGAGCCCCAGATCTTGTGATTGCATGAACTGCACTTGCTTAAAGACAACAATTGTCCCAAAAATCAGCACAACAGAAACCACAAACTGAAAGGTCACCAACAGCTGTCGAAAGCCAAACCTGGATCTTCTGAGATAAAAACTTCCTTTTAGAATATTAAGTGGCTTGAACGATGACAGCACCAATGCAGGATAAAAGCCTGACAATATCGTACCAAGCAACAAGGCGCCAATCCCACCCATTACAATCTCCGGTGACAAGAGTAGGGTACGATCCAAGGTAATATCCAGCAGGCTATTGATGCCTGGAACCAGGAGAAGTACCAGCAAAAGGCTAAGGAAAAGCGCTAACAAATTGTATAAAAATGCTTCAACCAGGAATTGTTGTACGAGATGTCCCCGCATCGCTCCGATTACTTTTCGTATCCCTACCTCCTTTGCTCTTCTAACCGCCCTTGCGGTAGATAAATTGATGAAATTCACCCATGCAACAATGAGCATCAATACAGCAATTGCACTTAAAAAGTACACCTGACTAGCTCCGCCATTTTGACCCATTTCCCAACTTAATCCTTTTGAAAATAAGTGGATATTTGCGACATTCTGGATCCAGAGCTGTTCCCGACTCGTTTCCCTTGCGTAATTCTCTGCTTTCTTTATATCCAGAAATCCACCGACTTTTTCATTGAGGGCTATTGGATCCGTATCTTCTGTGACACGAATGAAGGTGTAAAAGTCATACCACCCAAAATTCTGAGGCCAGGTCTCATAACCATTCCAGGAATTTAAGGAGGATATGACATCAAATTGCATGTGTGAGGTTTCAGGAAAATCCTCCATTACTCCCGTCACTACATTCTCTTCAGTGCCCCGATAAATGATGGTCTTACCAATGGGGTTCTCATCGCCAAAATAGCGTCTGGCCGTAGAAGCAGAAATCACGGTTTGATTAGGAGATTTGAGCACTTCCTCTGGATTCCCATCAATGAGCCGGAAGCCAAACATCTTAAAGAAATTGGGGTCAGCAAAGACCGCACGATCTTCATTGTACCTGACCAGGGTGCCATCAGGCTGCCGTACACTATAGACACCACTCCCAAAGGGCAGAATCCTGACAAACTCCAGGACCTCCGGATACTCGTCTGTCATCACAGGACCTACCCCTGGATAAATAGGTGCACTTTTCGTCGTGAGTTCATTGTTATTATAGATATCCATCACGACCCGATACGTATTTTTCGAATCCGCATGGAAATCGTCGTAGGAGAATTCCTCCGAAATATGAAGTGCAATTAGAAGGCAACAGGTACTGCCCAACACAAGTCCCAGTAAATTGATCGTGCTGTATCCCCCATTCTTTTTGAAATTACGCAACGCGGCTTTTAAATAATTCCGATGCATAGCTATTTGATTATTTTGAGTTTCAATGGACCGTATATAACCTGGGCGAAAGAATCGAAGCACATCAAGAAAGAACCAGCCATTGGCCAAAAATGGACCAAACTCCTTGCTCCGATAATAGAAGGCCTCATGCAGGTCTCCCTGAATTTCTTCGATCAACCGATCCGAACAAAACCATTCAAGCAGTCGATTTACAAAACGATTTGGCTCATGTATCTGACTAGACATACGTGATCATGATTGGCCCAACATACCCCAGAGTTTCATCCTTCGTGATTGTAGATCTTCCAACGTTTCAGTTCCCGAGTTGGTCACCTTAAAAATCCGTTTGCGACGGCCGCCACGTTCCGTTGTTGCGCCTCCCATTTCTGAATGGATGAGACCCTTTTCTTCTAATCGCTTCAGGACCGTATGTATGGCGCTGATCGAAATTCTATTCCCAAAGTGCTTGTGGTATTCCTCCGACAGCACATAACCGTAGGCCTGCCCCTGCATTACCGCCACTAACAACAACACTGATTCTTCCAGTGAGCCCAGATTCTTTGACATTATTACAACTTTTGTAGAACAAACATAATTTATTTATTCAACATTTGTAGAACATTGCAGCAAAAAAAAGCCACGACCCATTAGGATCGTGGCTCTCATCAGCATTATGCTGATTAGTTACTTTTCAATGCTGAAGTCCACACGTCTGTTAAGTGCATGGTCTTCATCAGAGCATTCTGTCCCTTCTTTACAATCATTGTATATTTCACTTTCTCCGACTGCAATGTGAGAGATTCTCGATTTGTCAACTCCTTTCAGCTGAAGGATTTCAACGATTTTATCTGCTCTTTTTTGAGCCAGTGAAGTATTGTAGTGCTCCGGTCCACGGCTATCCGTAAAGGCCTTTACTTCTAATTGTACCTGATCATATTTCTTCAGTAGTCTTACCAATTCATCGATCACAATCACAGATTCGTTTGGATCCGCACTGTCGAAATCAAAGAAGACGTTTTTGATTTCAAAAACCTCGTCCCCTTCTTCTCTATAGTCGATCTCTGCAACCCCTTCGTCAGTCACTTTGAAGTACTGCTTGCCCGTGATATGATCCAACACTACCAGGCCATGGGCAGGCGCGACTTTCTCAGCTTCAATAGGTACTTCAATAGAAAACTCCCGGGTATCCGTAGGTGCAGTTAGGTCCACTTCATTTGCAGCATACCCTTCCTTATCTCCAACGATTTTATAATCCTTGCCCTGGATACCATCAAACACCACTTCATCGCCTTCTACGCTGTAAGGAACTTCTCTTCCAGTGTCTTTATCAATTACTCTGATATTCCCGATGATTGGCTGCTTGGTCTGAAAGTCGATTAACTTAGACCTTACCGTCACTCGTTGTACCAGGAAAGAATAGATATCATCTTTGCCTTCACCACCTTCTCTGTTACTGGACAAGTACCCACTATCCCCTGCTTTGTTGATAATCAAACCAAAATCATCTTTAGGAGAATTGATAGGATAACCCAGGTTAACGATTCTTTTCTCACCGGTTATAGCCACCCGATAAACATCGAGGCCCCCAACTCCACCATATCCATTACTGGAAAAGTAAAGTACATTTTGGCGTGTATCTACAAATGGAAACATTTCATCTCCTGATGTATTGACCTCAGGTCCTAGATTAACTGGTGCAGACCAGTTGCCATTTTCGTACTTGGAAGAATATAAATCAACGCCACCTTGCCCGCCAGGCATGTCACTGGCAAAATACAATACCTGTGCTTCTTCATCAAAGGTTGGATGGGCCAACGAACTGGCCGGATCATTATGGGGGAATTCGCTTTTCTCTTCCCATTCACCATCTACCTGTTCAAAGAATAAAATTCGAAGGTTGGTGTTTTTGCCCCGGTCCTTATTCTTGGATGATTCAGGATGATTAGCGGTAACCAGTAGCAGGCCGAGCTGCTCGGAATACGTAACCGGACCCTGATGCAAAATATTGTTCACTGATTCGAAAGGTGCAATACCTTCATCTCCTTGCATGTAGAGATCAAGAAAGCTCGTTTCTTCTCGCAAATCCAGCGCACGGAAGAGTCCACCTTTTGCTCCTCTGCCAGACACAAATAAAATTCCACCATCAAAATAGGCCGGAGAAAAATCACTCTCATTTGAATTGAAATCTACCGTCCGGA
This DNA window, taken from Cytophagales bacterium, encodes the following:
- a CDS encoding ABC transporter permease, whose amino-acid sequence is MSSQIHEPNRFVNRLLEWFCSDRLIEEIQGDLHEAFYYRSKEFGPFLANGWFFLDVLRFFRPGYIRSIETQNNQIAMHRNYLKAALRNFKKNGGYSTINLLGLVLGSTCCLLIALHISEEFSYDDFHADSKNTYRVVMDIYNNNELTTKSAPIYPGVGPVMTDEYPEVLEFVRILPFGSGVYSVRQPDGTLVRYNEDRAVFADPNFFKMFGFRLIDGNPEEVLKSPNQTVISASTARRYFGDENPIGKTIIYRGTEENVVTGVMEDFPETSHMQFDVISSLNSWNGYETWPQNFGWYDFYTFIRVTEDTDPIALNEKVGGFLDIKKAENYARETSREQLWIQNVANIHLFSKGLSWEMGQNGGASQVYFLSAIAVLMLIVAWVNFINLSTARAVRRAKEVGIRKVIGAMRGHLVQQFLVEAFLYNLLALFLSLLLVLLLVPGINSLLDITLDRTLLLSPEIVMGGIGALLLGTILSGFYPALVLSSFKPLNILKGSFYLRRSRFGFRQLLVTFQFVVSVVLIFGTIVVFKQVQFMQSQDLGLNVAQTLVLNGPTSSRGDGDLNSRRSIFKDRIAEISSVQNFTISNIVPGEENFSIGSFYTRQDPDVHRDCYRVRVDENYFPNFSIDVLSGRNFIKDMASDSNAVVLNKTAATMFGFTEATAVGQVLNFNSGYPLKVIGVVSDYHHSSLKESLDPIMFSYRPNAANYFSMKIASANIPETISNVEELWNEVYPDNPFQYFFLDEFFSRQYKSDQQFITVFTAFAIMVIVVACMGLFGLVSFTVEQSRKEIGIRKVLGASAQKLMLLLTRDYVVLIALSICISLPLGYFLMTEWLGDFAYRTTIGPFVYLAGAISIILITLITVSFKSMSAANSNPIHSLRDE
- a CDS encoding helix-turn-helix transcriptional regulator, coding for MSKNLGSLEESVLLLVAVMQGQAYGYVLSEEYHKHFGNRISISAIHTVLKRLEEKGLIHSEMGGATTERGGRRKRIFKVTNSGTETLEDLQSRRMKLWGMLGQS
- a CDS encoding OmpA family protein; translation: MHKQLLTYLSLIMMSFGMMAQDLPYMDGTINYLKKGDYLLEKGAYVKALKAYAKGAQKNPEDSLQYFSKLAYVTKELNQYEEAEKYYALATTSDPSQEDILGYAEVLAANEKYDEASDWMSKYDGDSELSAERKDGFDNVRNFYADSLSYLVRTVDFNSNESDFSPAYFDGGILFVSGRGAKGGLFRALDLREETSFLDLYMQGDEGIAPFESVNNILHQGPVTYSEQLGLLLVTANHPESSKNKDRGKNTNLRILFFEQVDGEWEEKSEFPHNDPASSLAHPTFDEEAQVLYFASDMPGGQGGVDLYSSKYENGNWSAPVNLGPEVNTSGDEMFPFVDTRQNVLYFSSNGYGGVGGLDVYRVAITGEKRIVNLGYPINSPKDDFGLIINKAGDSGYLSSNREGGEGKDDIYSFLVQRVTVRSKLIDFQTKQPIIGNIRVIDKDTGREVPYSVEGDEVVFDGIQGKDYKIVGDKEGYAANEVDLTAPTDTREFSIEVPIEAEKVAPAHGLVVLDHITGKQYFKVTDEGVAEIDYREEGDEVFEIKNVFFDFDSADPNESVIVIDELVRLLKKYDQVQLEVKAFTDSRGPEHYNTSLAQKRADKIVEILQLKGVDKSRISHIAVGESEIYNDCKEGTECSDEDHALNRRVDFSIEK